In Sebaldella termitidis ATCC 33386, one DNA window encodes the following:
- a CDS encoding DUF4310 family protein, producing MKSTKEKFWLSDKTFPILVALACAAMVGGTHMYIKHGTGALNEIFVIQLLDQGLQTGDYAAAAGFAFGFLLARILEGPLVGLLDVGGSLMTGVGIGIPAVLLSAGYGKSLNSFALSLIIGGAIGLVIGYIIIGIRKLMPENVSAAGTGIMMGAGNATGRFLGPLIILSAVQYNVPAGLGSIIGAALFYKIDKPIAGGAILGSMAFAGLGLLI from the coding sequence ATGAAATCAACAAAGGAAAAATTCTGGTTAAGTGATAAAACCTTCCCCATACTGGTAGCATTAGCCTGTGCGGCTATGGTCGGGGGAACTCATATGTATATTAAGCATGGAACAGGTGCTTTAAATGAAATATTCGTAATACAGCTGCTGGATCAGGGACTACAAACAGGTGATTATGCAGCGGCAGCGGGATTTGCATTCGGATTCCTGCTTGCAAGAATATTGGAAGGGCCTCTGGTAGGTCTGTTAGATGTCGGGGGATCGTTGATGACGGGAGTAGGAATAGGAATTCCTGCGGTTTTACTGTCGGCCGGCTACGGAAAAAGTCTGAATAGTTTTGCATTAAGTCTCATAATCGGGGGAGCAATAGGATTAGTTATAGGATATATAATCATAGGTATAAGAAAGCTTATGCCGGAAAATGTCTCGGCAGCCGGAACAGGAATAATGATGGGTGCAGGGAATGCAACGGGAAGATTCCTCGGACCGCTTATTATATTATCGGCAGTACAGTATAACGTACCTGCGGGATTAGGTTCAATAATCGGGGCAGCCTTATTTTATAAAATAGACAAGCCGATAGCAGGAGGAGCAATATTAGGTTCTATGGCTTTCGCAGGGCTCGGACTTTTAATATAA
- a CDS encoding DUF4312 family protein has product MNEIMYHEEKDYTIKAKGKNEEEVIGKIFTILKKTVTSDIEGIVIKLEPVNVYEISKKTEEYTETFLWFFMPRKKQEIEIELKIVVSVKYVKI; this is encoded by the coding sequence ATGAACGAAATAATGTATCATGAAGAGAAAGATTATACTATTAAAGCAAAGGGCAAAAATGAGGAAGAGGTAATAGGGAAAATATTTACTATTTTGAAAAAAACTGTTACTTCGGATATTGAGGGAATAGTAATAAAGCTTGAGCCTGTTAATGTATACGAGATAAGCAAAAAAACAGAAGAGTATACAGAAACTTTTTTGTGGTTTTTTATGCCGAGAAAAAAACAGGAAATAGAAATAGAGCTTAAAATAGTAGTTAGTGTAAAATATGTAAAAATATAG
- a CDS encoding glycine-rich SFCGS family protein, translating to MEKEIVVVIGHRLGQGDKVAKGVEEAGGKAIVIKGMGADTKLGDVMKENNADIGISFCGSGGAGAIMAQTKYGYKAKHHLRSVDAGVTAIKEGYTVLGFGFLDVEELGRRIVETYKEKYSV from the coding sequence ATGGAAAAGGAAATTGTAGTAGTAATAGGACATCGTCTCGGGCAGGGAGACAAGGTAGCCAAGGGTGTGGAAGAAGCAGGAGGAAAAGCAATAGTAATAAAAGGCATGGGTGCTGATACCAAGCTTGGCGACGTAATGAAGGAAAATAACGCGGATATAGGAATTTCATTTTGCGGAAGCGGCGGAGCAGGAGCTATAATGGCACAGACAAAGTACGGTTATAAGGCAAAGCATCATTTGAGATCTGTAGATGCCGGAGTAACAGCAATAAAAGAAGGTTATACAGTATTAGGTTTTGGTTTTCTTGATGTGGAGGAATTGGGCAGAAGAATAGTAGAGACATATAAAGAAAAGTATTCGGTATAA
- a CDS encoding replication initiation protein, with the protein MEKNSKKNQFFFQEYDIFIDFHKKINKREKFFLEFLIEKIKNNFENPNEKTLVFEIEVLFKVLNITEKEEFERFMNSFSEKRIIYKCKKFNLLTFEGSLYPVASFEFNDEKFYIDISEKFYSIFSAEENNFKELYFDILLQFDSMIVKKLFLFLINNKSINDTLEVSEEYLKEYLELSNTYDRFYDFEKNVLKKSIAQIEKYTPLKIKYEKIKNKSYLNSKIVGIKFYIIDNVRSNLSKQTNELLKGYEDLFVKYNKIWDYTLSMLSKKGYEYVKKNISYTILHRKDNMDRYIVEALKYNHYDNRLKNRVAKFSETHKLVFDEEKHYASLADLHTEFFKIIANLNLFYLTQVDTFYRELYKLKKYNELEYIDNQIAVFIEYNGEYQSRMFVFEK; encoded by the coding sequence ATGGAAAAAAATAGTAAAAAAAACCAGTTTTTTTTTCAGGAATACGATATTTTTATTGATTTTCATAAAAAAATTAATAAGCGGGAAAAATTTTTCCTGGAATTTTTAATAGAAAAAATAAAAAATAATTTTGAAAATCCAAATGAAAAAACTCTTGTTTTTGAGATTGAGGTACTTTTTAAAGTGCTTAATATTACTGAAAAAGAGGAATTTGAAAGGTTTATGAATAGTTTTTCAGAAAAGAGAATAATCTACAAATGTAAAAAATTCAATCTTCTTACATTTGAAGGTTCCCTGTATCCTGTAGCTTCCTTTGAATTCAATGATGAAAAATTTTATATTGATATTTCCGAAAAATTTTACAGCATTTTTTCTGCTGAAGAAAATAATTTTAAGGAGCTTTACTTTGACATTCTGCTTCAATTCGACAGTATGATTGTAAAAAAACTTTTTTTGTTTCTTATTAATAATAAAAGTATAAATGATACACTTGAAGTTTCTGAGGAATATCTTAAAGAATATCTTGAACTATCCAATACCTATGACCGTTTTTATGATTTTGAAAAAAATGTTCTGAAAAAATCTATTGCACAGATTGAAAAATATACTCCTCTAAAAATAAAATATGAAAAGATAAAGAATAAATCTTATCTGAATAGTAAAATAGTGGGAATAAAATTTTACATCATTGATAATGTAAGAAGTAATTTAAGCAAGCAAACCAACGAACTGCTGAAAGGATACGAAGATTTATTTGTAAAGTATAACAAGATATGGGACTATACACTAAGCATGCTGTCTAAAAAGGGATACGAATATGTGAAAAAAAATATAAGCTATACTATTTTGCATAGAAAAGACAATATGGACAGATACATTGTAGAGGCTCTCAAATATAACCATTACGACAACAGACTGAAAAACAGAGTGGCAAAATTCAGCGAAACTCATAAGCTGGTTTTTGATGAGGAAAAACATTATGCTTCACTTGCAGATCTGCATACGGAATTTTTTAAGATCATCGCCAATCTGAATTTATTTTATCTTACACAGGTGGATACTTTTTACAGGGAGCTTTATAAACTGAAAAAATATAACGAACTGGAATATATCGATAATCAAATTGCCGTATTTATAGAATATAACGGGGAGTATCAAAGCCGAATGTTTGTTTTTGAAAAGTAA
- a CDS encoding DUF4311 domain-containing protein, with protein sequence MLIILLKSLVVGFLGGFGLTAGAARMFHTPTHQSMGAFRTLGELNACQGDPISHFSFGLGFLFNSAASSIGAGALTQDVFHRIVPNFAAASLLFKNKKVEETLYDPYKMGIAGGIIGAVVVVMLNTMAAFVPIELAKVAKEILTPASNLMINPVMPIIFWLAAMDAGKLTGMWSTVLGGLGHMVMGNSLPGLVLGILIGQSIEEKGVTKSVKIMISVVVVLFLVIAYARGFFAKLGF encoded by the coding sequence ATGTTAATAATTTTGCTAAAATCATTGGTTGTCGGCTTCCTTGGCGGATTCGGACTTACTGCAGGAGCCGCAAGGATGTTTCATACACCTACGCATCAGTCAATGGGAGCTTTTAGAACACTTGGGGAATTAAATGCCTGTCAGGGAGACCCCATTTCACATTTTTCATTTGGATTAGGTTTTTTATTTAACTCGGCAGCATCATCAATAGGAGCAGGGGCACTTACACAGGATGTATTTCACAGAATAGTTCCGAACTTCGCAGCGGCAAGTCTTTTATTTAAAAATAAAAAGGTTGAAGAAACTCTGTATGATCCGTATAAAATGGGAATAGCAGGCGGTATTATAGGGGCAGTAGTAGTGGTAATGCTGAATACAATGGCAGCTTTCGTACCAATAGAACTGGCAAAGGTAGCAAAGGAAATACTTACACCAGCATCAAATCTTATGATAAATCCTGTCATGCCTATCATTTTCTGGCTTGCGGCAATGGATGCAGGGAAGCTTACAGGTATGTGGTCTACTGTCTTAGGAGGATTAGGACATATGGTAATGGGTAATTCACTTCCGGGACTTGTGCTTGGTATCTTAATTGGTCAGTCAATCGAGGAAAAAGGAGTTACTAAATCTGTAAAAATAATGATATCTGTAGTAGTAGTACTATTCTTGGTAATAGCATATGCAAGAGGATTCTTTGCAAAGCTTGGCTTCTAA
- a CDS encoding PRD domain-containing protein codes for MEQNFLEDVRQHLGLSEADFSKYTENAAEVEKILEENNVIFTYEFKLVFYSHIVSFCQRLEAKEKLNVTNSGFEEEVSKEAYGISSKIITMLSEKYGTEADDLEIILAAIQIQLALEFQNQ; via the coding sequence ATGGAACAAAATTTTCTGGAAGACGTAAGACAGCATTTGGGACTGTCAGAAGCAGATTTTTCCAAGTATACTGAAAATGCTGCGGAAGTAGAAAAAATACTGGAAGAAAATAATGTAATATTTACTTATGAATTCAAGCTGGTATTTTATTCCCATATTGTCAGCTTTTGTCAAAGACTCGAAGCAAAAGAAAAACTAAATGTTACTAATTCAGGATTTGAGGAAGAAGTCAGCAAAGAGGCTTATGGAATATCTTCAAAGATAATAACAATGCTGTCGGAAAAATATGGAACAGAAGCAGATGATCTGGAAATAATACTGGCAGCAATTCAGATACAGCTTGCACTGGAATTTCAAAATCAATAA
- the dagF gene encoding 2-dehydro-3-deoxy-phosphogluconate aldolase: protein MLDTKIKFYNGRVALNVLAKDLENALAVYEAAEGHAVVGLLSKKYNTVEEGVKEVQEYLGKLGVVSVGLGAGDPSQFEKAALIAAQTDPGHVNQVFTGAGYAAGALKANRFSRTYINVLMSPTGQPGKVKINTGELSSKAADAAVDIDTAVAMLKDMRAHSVKFFPMEGLKGAAELKEVVKASERAGLELIEPTGGIDLENFEEIMKICLDSSIPRIMPHIYGSIIDKGTGLTRIEDVKKMYGIIKKLV from the coding sequence ATGTTAGATACAAAAATAAAATTTTATAACGGACGGGTTGCATTAAATGTTTTGGCAAAAGATCTGGAAAATGCACTTGCTGTGTATGAAGCAGCGGAAGGACATGCTGTAGTAGGTCTTTTGTCAAAAAAATATAATACTGTAGAAGAAGGTGTAAAGGAGGTACAGGAGTATCTCGGGAAATTAGGAGTGGTTTCAGTAGGGCTGGGAGCAGGAGATCCGAGCCAGTTTGAAAAAGCGGCATTAATAGCTGCGCAGACAGATCCCGGACATGTGAATCAGGTATTTACAGGAGCAGGGTATGCTGCAGGAGCTCTCAAAGCAAACCGGTTCAGCAGAACTTATATAAATGTATTAATGAGTCCTACAGGACAGCCGGGTAAAGTAAAAATAAATACGGGAGAGCTGAGCAGTAAAGCAGCAGATGCAGCAGTGGATATAGATACAGCTGTTGCTATGCTGAAAGATATGAGAGCCCATTCTGTAAAGTTTTTTCCTATGGAAGGATTAAAAGGTGCGGCTGAGCTTAAGGAAGTGGTGAAGGCCAGTGAAAGAGCAGGACTTGAATTAATAGAGCCGACAGGCGGTATAGATCTGGAAAATTTTGAAGAAATAATGAAGATATGTCTTGACAGCAGTATTCCAAGAATAATGCCGCATATATACGGATCAATAATAGATAAGGGAACAGGTCTTACAAGAATAGAAGATGTAAAAAAAATGTACGGAATCATAAAAAAACTTGTGTGA